Genomic segment of Pagrus major chromosome 19, Pma_NU_1.0:
TTTGTCTAGTGAGAAACACTTTTGAGGAGTAAATATACATCCCCTTATTAGCTACAATAGTTcatgtttttgatcacaatCAGAGAATCAAGGGGATAATTGCCATCCGGAGGCTGGGGTAGTCCTTGAACTCCCTGATGTAGGCTCTGTGCTTCCCTTTGGCCCAGATGGACATCTGAATGAACCCCAATAATGTGTACAACGCCACTGGaatacaaaatattcagttaatAGAACATACACATTTCGGTGCAACTATTGTTACTGGTGCAGTAAGTGGATTTatgaaaaaaccccaaaacaaagTACTGTACACACCTGGCAGACACTGGGTCATTATGGAAAAGCTCACCCAAGCTCCTACCTACAGTATATGTCAAACATAGAGGCATAGATAGGTAAATATACGAGTATGGGTGATATTAATTGCCATAATAAATTACTCTAAGTACTTTCTATTACCTCATAAGTGTAATTTGGACAGgatacaaagaaaaatagccaTGTGAAGGGGTTCTTATTTggcactggaaaccttctgGCCCTGGATcctgagaaataaataaaaagatcaaATAACATTTAACTTTAAGTGGCTCTCTTAATGATGAATAATCAAATTGAGACAACTGAAGGGTTTCAGGCAGTGttagatgttttttgtttatgatGTCACATAATATCTAAATTGATGGATTATACAATGTCCTCAAAATTGGGTGTAGAGCTATTCCTCCTTCAAGTACAACTTACCATCACCTCTGAGATTATTCAGAGTCAAGTGAATGGAGAAGTTGCCAAGTTCACAAATCTGGAGGAGTAATAAAAGTTTCACAGCTTACTATCAAACAGACAATACATTCACACAGAATGTATGTTAGATCTGAGTGAACACCAGTATACATACCACAAACATGACTAATGCATAGTTAACTTGTATTTCTCCATATGCTGTGAAGAGAGATATGCTGGTGTTGATTAGCTGcacagaagacaaaaaacaacattgtgtgtgtgtgtgtgtgtgtgtgtgtgtgtgtgtgtgtgtgtgtgtgtgtgtgtctgtgtgtgtgtgtgtacatgggGGCTGACTCACATGGAGGTGTATAAAGAGGGTGGTTGATATAGTATGCCAACCAAGCTGAGAAACCCCAGTAATAGGCACAATtctgagaggaaacaaaacagaatgtatgaatgtaaaaattattttcttttttttatcattgcaTGATACAGCGTAGTaatcaatatataaataaaatgtctccctatatatgatataaaaaatataaataagaaaaaaaactaagaaaaacaCTGTGCTGTTTCTCTATTTCATTACTTTTATGTGTTGAAAGCTCAACGGTAAAATGAGTGGGACATAGGCTACATCACTGTAGATTTCTGTGGTATGAAAATGATCTTTCTATGAATGGTTATTGTCTCACAGTGTTACAGCATGTCCTTACTGCATGTGACGAAAGTAAGCATAAAAAACATAAGCTTGATTTCTGTGTTTCCTATTGGAGTGTCCTAACTGGTTGAGAGCGATGCAGTGCAAATGCCCTGTTTCTATATTCATTCCTGTTGCTTGCGTTATTTATCCAATAACAATTCTTCCCATGATACTCCCATCAGTTGTTGATGGTACACTAACATCATACAAACAATGACACTTATGTACATTTAATGTACATTAAACCAGACAATTAAGATGTAAAtttatttctaactttgattcaatttctatttttgcacTATACACTATAGAAGACCTGTAAGACACTAGCTCAATTGTGAGCTGCATTCTGTAGCAGAGGAAGTCCTAGGGCTAAAATCAGTACCACAACAGCTGGTATGGGAGAGGGAAAAGGAGGCCACCCATTGTAGAGGAGGTGAGCACATTATCAGAGACTCGTCTTTTCAAGGGTAGCAGGGATGTCCTCACCCTGACTATTGTCCTGAGAGGCATGGTCCCATGGGAGAAACGATGCACGAAGATAGTCTCTATCAACCTCTTCATATAATGGAAGGAATGACAGGCACAGGCTAgtctgagagacagagggacaagGTCAGAAGTACTAATACGTACAGTTAACTGCTTACATCCTTGTCATTGTATGCAACTTCATCACACTATTCTTGCAACGTGTTTACAATTTCAGAtgagaaaatattaaatttaaatgatCACTGTGTGCCAAATTGGGTCACTGCAGCAACATAACTTTTTTGGATTCAGCAAAAGAAGTGCAATGGACTGTAAATAATAGAAGACTAATATAAACATACACAATAAGCTGCAAAACAAAACCACGAAGGATTGTTTAAACGAAACAGGACTTATGATTAAAAATTCGTACAGACttgaatacaaacaaaaacagataacATTGGTGAAAATCCCAATTGTAGGGTGTGGAAAGTTCCTTCAGGTACTAGCTACAATAAAATGACAACCCAAGACAGAGAGAATGTGGATCAATAAACAGATCAACATGAATAAAAGAGAGTCTGAACCATCCTGTCATAGTGCAATAAAATAGTGATTTTTTCAAAACAACAGTTATATTGGGCCTAAATCATGTCAGAAAAGATGGTACACTGACATCAGATGATGCAGTTCAGAGTCTGATGTAATTTTACAGAGACTGACTTTTACTACATTGTAGATGTAATTTCATATGTAGTGAAGCATAAAATAGGCagaataaaaagtaaatgaCAAGCAATAAATactataataatacattattaaggtcctatttgtaagaaaagtggatttttgagTCACTTTAAAGGCGTTAGAAGCATTAGCTACTGTAAGTGGGTTAAGCAATAATATTAGTGTTAGTATTATATACTCGATAAAGTGGCTAACCTAGATctttatgaatgaatgatacaGCATATCAATTACTCTAAGAAAGAAGATTAGCATCCTGTTACCATGAAAAACGCTGGTTCCAGTTATGTGACAGGACGTGCCAGAAGTCGCACTAATACTTCGCCCATGGTATCATGGCggctaggaataaggtggatatCTTGGCAAGAAAGTAAAGATGCATCATCAAATCATACAACAAtagtttaaatttcttttttccacttaCATGACAACAGGATGGGGACTGGAGGTAAAGGCATATCTGTGTGAGTAAATGTACGGGACTCGAAAATAGAAGAGGAGGTAGGTGAGAAGGGGCCCAATGCACTCTGCCAGAAACACCTGGAGGCAAAATCACTTTATAAATCACTTTATACCAGGGTTGCACAAAGTGGGGCCTGCAGGACACAGATGGCCGACCAtattgtcaatcaatcaatcaatcaatcaatcaatcaatcaatcaatcaatcaatcaatcaatcaatcaatcaatcaatcaatcaagcaATCAATCAAGCAATCAATCAAGCAATCAATCAAGCAAGCAATCAATTCTTACCATAGTCCAACCTAACTGTGGGCCAAGATCTCTAAAGTACATGGTGGCAGTGGTCCCAACCGGTAGACTCTGTAAGATTTCATCATCTCTAAGTgatttttcctctgaaaaagaagaaaaaagtaagTACACAAATTCAACTTCATCTGAAATGGAAGCGTAAAAAGTCTTACATACAGTGAAAAACATTGGCTCTGGGTTATCAACCTTTCCAGAGTTGAGAAATGACCACATTGACAGAATTTGCAATCACAGTCATGCAGATATTGGTTATGAGTATGTAAATGTAAGCAGTCGTGTGCAAAGCATTGTGGCTTAAACTGGTGTTTCAGAGTGTTTTTAATGAAGGTCTGATCAGTGTTCAGCACACGTTCTCTCTACCTGAAGGCTCATGGGGGCACAGCCACAGATAATATGCTCTACTAATTGGATGACATTTTTAGAATATCCTCAGGGGGAAGTGGCCCACATAGCTTTTAACCAAAGTCTCTACTCTGCTTTTTAGTAACAAGATAGCCTTCAACAAAAGGTCTCCAACATCATACCTCATGgtaggtttttcttttttgtatttcacaTGTTGTATTTGCCTTTTCTGTTATAATCTAAGCTAAAAATGAATAGATGGGATA
This window contains:
- the tecrl2a gene encoding very-long-chain enoyl-CoA reductase translates to MSRPTFFEVKVLDAKTKEQLCFLDKVEPYSTIGDIKSLFHKSYPHWYPARQALKLDPKEKSLRDDEILQSLPVGTTATMYFRDLGPQLGWTMVFLAECIGPLLTYLLFYFRVPYIYSHRYAFTSSPHPVVILACACHSFHYMKRLIETIFVHRFSHGTMPLRTIVRNCAYYWGFSAWLAYYINHPLYTPPSYGEIQVNYALVMFVICELGNFSIHLTLNNLRGDGSRARRFPVPNKNPFTWLFFFVSCPNYTYEVGAWVSFSIMTQCLPVALYTLLGFIQMSIWAKGKHRAYIREFKDYPSLRMAIIPLIL